Proteins encoded within one genomic window of Haematobia irritans isolate KBUSLIRL chromosome 5, ASM5000362v1, whole genome shotgun sequence:
- the LOC142239744 gene encoding uncharacterized protein LOC142239744, which yields MGNETEVRRFNKLAEMFLNFEKEYSGLSEDSQTIFTIDLHKEEFKGLWTKVKEAYEKLTVDHNLSEEVEKGSSDLFRQCRQTYITCAAQMGALSQTFTNRSLLTSTVLGPNQVQQHLGQDRFPEPRFRLPPCTTEIFRGDYIAWPSFRDMFKAVYIDCTSISPVEKLFYLRQTTQGEALEIVKKSPLTNEGFETAWANLKDSYENKRVLVNSQLKILFNLSPVKSEAALEIKRLQREINNVMYALKSNNIDIGTWDPIFVFLCSTKLPVDSLSLWEHSVKDKTEVSKWSDLDDFLTARFQSLETVFDLTRMSRVEDIARKPISPRKIEPYSGNVSRMTCHACGQDHYLKTCSKFLEMNPENRFLVVKRCNLCINCFSQNHRLNRCRNRLSCHHCGSRHNTLLHREPNSQIGAYVVDDSSDRPNTTQESGQAAGGDGQHFQNFFATTRKQVLLGTALVNVEAKGVIYTARALIDSGSQTTIISEKLRNRIGLPANKISAYITGLNNSVSGSTQMQCKFNLSSPIDKTVQLEVSALVLPHLTGKLPSHTVDLPATAFDGLQLADPYFAKSDNVDILIGGDLYPQIILNGR from the coding sequence ATGGGTAATGAAACCGAGGTACGTAGGTTCAATAAACTTGCTGAAatgtttttgaattttgaaaaggAGTACAGCGGATTGTCCGAAGATAGCCAAACTATATTTACTATTGATTTACACAAGGAGGAGTTCAAGGGTCTTTGGACCAAAGTTAAAGAAGCATATGAGAAGCTTACAGTTGATCATAATCTTTCTGAAGAGGTAGAAAAGGGATCCTCAGACCTCTTTAGGCAATGTAGACAAACATATATCACATGTGCTGCTCAAATGGGCGCATTATCCCAGACATTTACGAACAGGTCCCTTTTAACATCTACTGTTCTTGGCCCTAATCAGGTTCAACAACATTTGGGGCAAGACAGATTTCCAGAGCCACGTTTTCGTCTGCCTCCATGCACAACTGAGATATTTCGAGGGGACTACATCGCTTGGCCGTCCTTTAGGGACATGTTTAAGGCCGTATATATTGATTGCACGTCTATATCTCcagttgaaaaattgttttatttgcgaCAAACTACCCAAGGGGAGGCGTTAGAAATAGTTAAGAAATCTCCCTTAACAAATGAGGGTTTTGAGACGGCCTGGGCTAACCTCAAAGATAGTTATGAGAATAAACGAGTTCTTGTCAATAGCCAGTTGAAGATTTTGTTCAATCTCTCCCCGGTCAAATCTGAAGCAGCACTCGAAATAAAACGACTTCAGAGGGAAATTAATAATGTTATGTACGCACTGAAGTCGAATAATATTGATATTGGTACCTGGGATcccatttttgtgtttttgtgttCCACGAAGCTACCAGTAGACTCATTGTCTTTGTGGGAACATTCTGTAAAGGACAAAACAGAAGTTTCGAAGTGGTCAGATTTGGATGACTTTCTAACTGCTCGTTTCCAGTCCCTCGAAACTGTTTTTGATCTTACGCGTATGAGCAGAGTAGAAGATATCGCACGaaagcccatatctcctaggaAAATTGAACCATATTCGGGAAATGTTAGCAGAATGACGTGCCATGCTTGTGGCCAGGATCATTATTTGAAAACGTGCTCTAAGTTTCTGGAAATGAATCCGGAAAATCGATTTCTAGTTGTTAAAAGGTGTAACTTGTGTATCAATTGTTTTAGTCAGAATCATAGGCTCAACCGATGTAGGAATCGGCTTAGCTGTCACCATTGTGGTTCGAGACATAATACATTATTACATAGAGAACCGAATTCCCAGATTGGCGCCTATGTGGTCGATGATTCGAGTGATAGGCCTAACACCACCCAGGAATCGGGGCAGGCTGCTGGAGGAGATGGTCAAcactttcaaaatttctttgctaccaCTCGCAAACAGGTGCTTTTGGGCACAGCTTTGGTTAATGTAGAGGCAAAAGGAGTTATATATACGGCGAGGGCCTTGATTGATTCGGGCTCGCAAACAACAATCATATCAGAAAAATTAAGGAATCGTATAGGATTGCCAGCCAACAAGATAAGTGCTTACATAACAGGGCTAAACAACTCGGTTTCTGGGTCTACCCAGATGCAGTGCAAATTCAACCTCAGTTCACCGATTGATAAAACTGTCCAACTAGAAGTATCGGCTTTGGTTTTGCCACACTTAACCGGTAAACTTCCTAGTCATACTGTAGATCTTCCAGCTACAGCTTTTGACGGGTTACAATTGGCCGACCCATATTTTGCTAAAAGTGACAATGTCGACATTCTTATAGGTGGCGATCTTTATCCTCAGATTATCCTGAATGGGAGATAG